The following DNA comes from Hordeum vulgare subsp. vulgare chromosome 3H, MorexV3_pseudomolecules_assembly, whole genome shotgun sequence.
CCATGTTTGCATGCTTGCCGATAGAAGGGGATTTGCTTGCCTTTTTCATGGCTTTCCTCTTGGGAAGCGTCGCCTTGGTAGGGAACATGATACGGAAACGACACGCCTTTTTGGGAGTTATATCATTGAGTTTTGTAATGCTCTGCGGATCCGGTGCTTCCTTCTTTAGATCTGGTGGTTTGGTTGGTAGTATAAATTTCTAGTGCTCCGGGCTCTAACGATGTAGTTTAATTTGCTTTAGGTGCGCGCGGTGTGTGGCAGGAAGCAGCAAAGCTCTGCAACCTTTGGTGGATCGAGCTGATATAAACAGGCCGCGTGCAGCGGGGTGGTCCTGTACATGTGCTAGTGGGACTGATGGCATTCGGCCGAGGCGGGAAGATGGACGGCAGGCGGCCCTCGTCGCCGTCTTCGTCGTTGTGCACGACGACCACCGTCGTGGTGTTTGTGGCGCTCTGCGTGGTGGGCGCCTGGATGATGACGTCGTCCACCGTCTTCCCGGTAGAGCCGACTTCAAACAAGAGGTCGGAGCCACTAGAGGTATCAACATCCAATAAGAAGACGGAGGTCAAGGATCAACGCGCAGAAGTTGGCTTTGGTGAAACCGAGGAGACGGCGACATCCGGCAATGCTGGCTCGGAGAAATTCGAGGACACTGACAATAATGACAATGTTCCAGATGAGTCGCATAGTAACAGGGATGCTCCTGAGGAAGAGAAGTTCACTGAGAACACAATGGAGAAGCCTGTGGAGATGTCTGAAGAAAAGGAACCGCCAAAAGAAAAGGAGGACAGCAAGGATTCCTTTGATGATGCGAATGGAAAATCCGAAGGGCATAGTGCTAAGGAGGGTGGGGAGTCTggcgatgaggaggagaagagcgAGGAGAGGAAAGATAAGGAGACCAACACTGACAATGATGTTGAAAAATCTGATGgagagaagaaggaagatcaaGAAGGAAAGTCTGAGGATGATGCAACTGAACAGCCTCAAATCGAGGAGAAAGTGGAAGAAAGTGGAGAGAAGGAACCAGCTGCAAAAGCTAACGAGGTATTTCCTGATGGAGCTCAATCTGAACTTCTCAAGGAGTCGAATACCGAGAATGGGTCATTCCCTACACAGGCCGCAGAGTCAAAGAATGAGAAGGAAGCTCAAGCAGCATCAAAATCTTCAGGTGATGAAATCACCTATAGCTGGAAATTATGTAATAGCAGCGCTGTGACAGATTACATACCTTGCCTTGACAATGAGAAGGCTATCAAGAAGCTTCATTCTACCAAACATTATGAACACCGCGAGAGGCATTGCCCTGAGGAGCCCCCGACTTGCCTTGTCCCACTTCCGGAAGGATATAAGCGCCCCATCGAGTGGCCCAAGAGCAGGGACAAGGTACTTCTGTCTTTTCATGGTGTTTCCATAACACCGAGTAATCTTCGGTTGATCAATATCCCCTTCTTGTGCTTATTATAAGTAACACTACTTTTGCAGGTATGGTACAGCAACGTTCCTCACACCAAGCTTGCAGAGTACAAGGGCCATCAGAACTGGGTTAAAGTTTCTGGGGATCACCTTCTGTTTCCTGGGGGCGGAACTCAGTTCAAGAATGGCGCACTCCACTACATCGATACTATTCAGCAGGTTTATTACCATTGCCCCAATTATGACTTACTTCCATACATCAAAAGTTGATTAATAGTATAACACATACCTAAGTCTCAAGGGAAATGTTTCCATCACTCCTTTGAAGGAGTTTGCACATGTTTCAGGACTCTGATGATGAAATTTGCATGTTCTTTttttgaaaccaatattatcacCATATCATGGTGTCCGAAGTCTATGCATTTACATGCTTATCAAATTACTATGTGCAGGCTTTACCTGATATTGCATGGGGTAAACGAAGCCGTGTCATTCTAGATGTTGGTTGTGGAGTTGCTAGCTTTGGTGGCTACATGTTTGATAGAGATGTGCTTACCATGTCATTTGCTCCAAAAGACGAGCATGAAGCTCAAGTACAGTTTGCGCTGGAGAGAGGAATTCCAGCAATATCAGCTGTAATGGGCACCAAGCGACTTCCATATCCTAGCAGGGTTTTTGATGTCATTCACTGTGCTCGCTGCAGAGTCCCTTGGCACATTGAAGGTTTGTCTTGTGGTGGCATGTTTACCCTTCGATATCTCCTGGTAGCTACCGTGTACTGTATGATATGAATACGGTTTACGACAACTGGTTACTTTCAGGTGGCAAGCTTTTGCTGGAATTAAACCGACTATTACGTCCTGGTGGTTACTTCGTCTGGTCTGCCACTCCTGTTTACCAAAAGCTCCCTGAAGATGTTGAAATTTGGAACGGTATTCTACTGAACACCTCTTTTAACATCACTCGTACCGCTATACAGAACATTGCTGCAATATCAATGAACCGTACCAAAACTGTTGTTGTCCTCTGTTTCTTTAGAACAGTTCAAGTAGCTGTTCACTTGCTTTGGTACATCAGGAAAAACTGTTGCGGCCTCTGAATGGTTACGCCTGATTTTCTATAGAAAACTGCACCACAATCCACATACAGAGAAATACACGTTGCTTGTAACAGAAGTTCAAATGTTGTAAACTCTCTTTAATTGTTCTTTTCATCTATAACGAAGGCTGACAGCCCAAGTTGTGCTTTATTATCACAAATACAATGAACCATTGGTTAGCATTAGATGTGCCCAACTTCATGAATATAgcagacctatttaataaaattaatAAACACATGCTACGAACCAACTGCATAGTTTTTCATCCATCATCCAAGTGAAGCAGAGCTAACACTCAGTTGCTTACTTTTTTCAGCCATGTCTTCTCTCACAAAGTCCATGTGCTGGAAAATGGTTAAGAAAACAAAGGATACATTAAATCAAGTTGGTATGGCCATATATCAGAAGCCAATGGACAACAACTGCTATGAGAAAAGATCAGAAGACAGCCCACCGCTATGCAAGGAAACCGACGATGCAGATGCTGCATGGTATGGTTAAGGCTTTGCTACCTATATTTGCGTATCTGAACTACTCTGCTTTTCTTAAACAATCTTGTGTTATGCAGGAATGTACCTTTACAAGCGTGCATACCCAAATTGCCGCCTGGTCCATCAGTAAGAGGATCAAAATGGCCAGAGATGTGGCCTCAAAGGCTTGAGAAGACTCCCTTCTGGATTGATGGTTCTCGTGTTGGAGTTTATGGAAAACCAGCGAATGAAGACTTCGAGGCAGACTATGCACACTGGAAACGTGTTGTAAGTAAGTCGTATGTGAATGGCATGGGGATTGACTGGTCCAAAGTGAGAAatgtcatggacatgagagccGTATACGGAGGGTAAGTATATGGCTTTCTTTAGATCTCTCGATGATGCATTTTGATTTTGAATTCCATTCATTTCACAAAATGTTTCATTCAAGAACACTCATaatgagaatgtgttcacacCTACCTTCAGTTATTTCTCTTGGCTAATGTTTTACATTTGTTGCTTTGCAGTTTTGCTGCAGCACTGAGGGACCAAAAAGTCTGGGTTATGAATATCGTGCCAATCGATTCGCCTGACACACTGCCCATTGTTTATGAGCGTGGCTTGTTTGGAATGTATCATGACTGGTGCGAATCTTTCAGCACTTACCCGAGAACGTATGACCTCCTACACGCAGACCATCTCTTTTCAAAGCTCAAAAAGAGGTCAGTGTTTTACTGTCTCGGTGATTCCAGTTTCTTCATATTTACTAGACTGATCACTTTTTGGAGGATTTGAAATATCAATTCTGAGCTCATGATAAGACAACTTTGAGAACTCCAAGAAACATTTTTATTGAAATATTCCTGCAGTTCATCCAACTACCTCTCTTTGGGGTTTATAAGCTCCTTTTCAGGAAAAAAAAAACTCTCTGCGCACATGCCACCCAATTCCTATGTTTATACTGTTTGTGGGTTTTCCAATTCATGCATCTGAATGGACCTCAAGTATTTGAGTCCTACAAGGTTCTCATGTACTTCCTCCATtcctagttcaaatttgaactaaaaccacgacACTTAATTTGAAATGGAGGGGAGTATGCGCCAACATAATTTTGTGTGTGTTGTACCGGTTTGCATAACTGAATCGTCTCAAGCAATCACGTTGTTTGCTCGCAGATGTAAATTGTTGGGAGTGTTTGCTGAGGTTGACCGGATATTGAGGCCAGAAGGGAAACTGATCGTGCGGGACGACGCGGAGACAATAAGAGCGCTCGAAGGCATGGCGAAGTCCCTGCAGTGGGAGGTGCGCATGACCTACGCCACGGGCAAGGAAGGGCTGCTCTGCGTCCAGAAGACCACGTGGCGGCCCAAGGAGATCGAAGCAAGCATGTAGTGAGACATACATTCAAGACAAACCGTTAACGGTTAGTGGGTACGTATTACACTAGACTGAATTTCGGCTCTAGGTATAAGCACATGATTCTTGTTGATGCTAAAAAAGGCAAATGCATTGTGCAGCTGTAGAATCATGTATGTGTTTTTCGGCCTTTCATTCTTTCTTTTGCTTGGACAACATTTGTTGTAAAATGAATGTAATGCTGTACTGTAAGTCGATAGGTAGAGCCACAGCACGCAGGGTGGTGCCAGTTCTTCAGGAAAACCTCACTTGTGGTATTGCTATAGCAGTCAAGTATCATTGAATTCATGATGTCCCAACAGAAAAAAAGAAGTTGGATTGTTTCATAAGTCGTTGCCCTGCACTCAACAGTGTTCGTCAGTTCATGTTACCAGCTGCATTTGTCAGTGAGTTTAGTGGAACACTGGGAGGAAAGTGTTACGATCCTATCAGGAGATCCAGAGAAACATATGCTTCTAGTAGTTGTGTTGTAGATCCATGTTACCAGCAGTTGTGCTgtagaggaagagaaggagatagGAGGAAGCTACACCCTTAGCCAGGGTCATTCATTTCAATTTTCAAATTCGTGATCCACTGGATGCCGGGGAGTGGACGAAACTGGGGTCTATTTATATTACAACTCGCACACACATGCAGCATTGGCCCACCGTCAGTATTTGGGGGGCTTGGTGGTCTTCCTGACTCGCGGGGCCCGCCATCTTGCTCGCTCTCATCGGATGCAGACATGCAGTGGCCTTCCCCGCACAGGTGTGAGGTGTCGCCTGCACTTTCTTCAGTTTCGTCAGTTAACATCTTAAGCctgctctcctcttctcctcgctCTGCCGCTGCACGCGCCAAGGCATATGTGGCCTAGGCGCTTCTCCCACCGTGGCCGTGACTGTGATACTGAGGACGTGGCGTGTCCGGAGGCCGTCGAAGCAGCAGATCGTTGAGATTGCGATTGCATTTGCGGAGCCAAACAACGCCTTTGggcggcatgcatgcatgccgacGCTCCGTTCCAaaaatggcagctccgacgaagaTAAGCGCGAACACAATTTCCGGTTTCCCGCCGCATAAAAGACTCGGGACGGAGGAAAGAAATAAAGAAACGGGACCACGTCGAGCCGAGATGAGCCACGAGAAGGGCACAGATGCACCACGCTGGCCTCCGCGTGGCGTGGCGCAACCAAACAAAAGCTGGCGATTCTCCAACTTGATACAGAGCCGCATTCTGTGAAAGAGAAAACAAGAAGAGAGCCCGGCACATCCGTCCAGAATGGAAATCTCAGGAGAACCCATTTACGCACAAGCgtccgtccatccatccatccatgtgtgacgccaaaaaaagaaaagaaagaaatgcGTTTATATATATTAATattaatattatatatatatatatatccatgaTTTCCATGGTATGTACACTAGGCGGTGAGGGGGCATGCATATGGCGAGTCGTGACAAGCAAAGGCTAGGAGGGGTGGAACTGGAACGCCAGCCAGCGTCCAAAAATGGAAGGTGGTGTGGGGCCGGAAATCCACGTGGGCGCCACCCCCGGCCGGGCCCACCGCACCTGAGAGCGCACGTGGGCTGTTCCCGACAAAAATTCCGTGTCGCGGTCCTCGGGGCGAATCAGCCCGTGGATGGAGCGAGCGGATCAGGCCGCCTCCTGGGCCGAGGAGAACCACTGGGTGAAGGCGTCGAGGGTGCGCGTGTCGGCGCGGTAGTGGCGCTGCGTGAAGCGCATGAGGTCGGCCCAGGTGAAGTCCGGGTACTGCCGCGGGCTCCTCAGGCTCGGCGGCGGCCGCACCACCCGGTCCTCGCGCGGGCACAGGAAGAAGGCCAGCGACCGCCGCTCCTGCCGCCGGTTCACCACCGCCCGGTGCAGGCAGCTCTTGTACCGCCCGTTCGACAGagcctgcatgcatgcatccacacAAAACAAACGACAACGTGTTAGTTAGTCAGGCCACTCCAACTTACTTCCCGTTCCATTCTGACGGCTAATCGTT
Coding sequences within:
- the LOC123445117 gene encoding probable methyltransferase PMT26, producing MAFGRGGKMDGRRPSSPSSSLCTTTTVVVFVALCVVGAWMMTSSTVFPVEPTSNKRSEPLEVSTSNKKTEVKDQRAEVGFGETEETATSGNAGSEKFEDTDNNDNVPDESHSNRDAPEEEKFTENTMEKPVEMSEEKEPPKEKEDSKDSFDDANGKSEGHSAKEGGESGDEEEKSEERKDKETNTDNDVEKSDGEKKEDQEGKSEDDATEQPQIEEKVEESGEKEPAAKANEVFPDGAQSELLKESNTENGSFPTQAAESKNEKEAQAASKSSGDEITYSWKLCNSSAVTDYIPCLDNEKAIKKLHSTKHYEHRERHCPEEPPTCLVPLPEGYKRPIEWPKSRDKVWYSNVPHTKLAEYKGHQNWVKVSGDHLLFPGGGTQFKNGALHYIDTIQQALPDIAWGKRSRVILDVGCGVASFGGYMFDRDVLTMSFAPKDEHEAQVQFALERGIPAISAVMGTKRLPYPSRVFDVIHCARCRVPWHIEGGKLLLELNRLLRPGGYFVWSATPVYQKLPEDVEIWNAMSSLTKSMCWKMVKKTKDTLNQVGMAIYQKPMDNNCYEKRSEDSPPLCKETDDADAAWNVPLQACIPKLPPGPSVRGSKWPEMWPQRLEKTPFWIDGSRVGVYGKPANEDFEADYAHWKRVVSKSYVNGMGIDWSKVRNVMDMRAVYGGFAAALRDQKVWVMNIVPIDSPDTLPIVYERGLFGMYHDWCESFSTYPRTYDLLHADHLFSKLKKRCKLLGVFAEVDRILRPEGKLIVRDDAETIRALEGMAKSLQWEVRMTYATGKEGLLCVQKTTWRPKEIEASM